The following proteins are encoded in a genomic region of Ostrinia nubilalis chromosome 1, ilOstNubi1.1, whole genome shotgun sequence:
- the LOC135076083 gene encoding fork head domain-containing protein FD4-like, whose protein sequence is MPRPSRESYGDQKPPYSYISLTAMAIWSSPELPRRPDRPGKGAYWTLHPQAFDMFENGSLLRRRKRFKLQKGEKDNLNAELAALASFNRAFLARQAGAPPPPAMPSASLYTPPMCPQLSPEPAELPEASMTMLARERPRRAFTIDALLEPEPPRCSPSPPQPVMPLASLPRLELAMPPPYVLAAQRYHAELLQAAAHALRPCYLPPPPLPVA, encoded by the exons ATGCCGCGACCGTCGCGTGAATCTTACGGTGATCAAAAACCACCTTATTCATATATTTCGCTTACCGCTATGGCGATCTGGAGCTCCCCGGAGC TGCCGCGGCGGCCCGACCGTCCCGGCAAGGGCGCCTACTGGACGCTGCACCCGCAGGCCTTCGACATGTTCGAGAACGGCTCACTGCTGAGGAGACGCAAGAGATTCAAGCTGCAGAAAGGGGAGAAGGACAATCTGAATGCGGAGCTGGCCGCGCTTGCGAGTTTCAATAGAGCGTTTCTTGCGAGGCAGgcgggcgcgccgccgccgccggcaaTGCCGAGCGCGAGCCTGTACACGCCGCCGATGTGCCCACAGCTGAGCCCGGAGCCGGCGGAGCTGCCGGAGGCGTCTATGACGATGCTGGCACGGGAGAGGCCGCGGCGGGCGTTCACTATCGATGCGCTGCTGGAGCCGGAGCCGCCGCGCTGCTCGCCGTCGCCGCCGCAGCCCGTGATGCCGCTGGCCAGCCTGCCGCGGCTGGAGCTGGCGATGCCGCCGCCGTACGTGCTGGCGGCGCAGCGCTACCACGCTGAGCTGCTGCAGGCGGCGGCGCACGCGCTGCGCCCCTGCtacctgccgccgccgccgctgcccgTCGCGTGA